A DNA window from Engystomops pustulosus chromosome 6, aEngPut4.maternal, whole genome shotgun sequence contains the following coding sequences:
- the LOC140134898 gene encoding transmembrane protease serine 4-like, with protein sequence MRRGEEEVALASPLNRTGANEGESNRVQPSAPPEPVASAPRTVNPQPAVPDVAPTRAPAVAIRAPPGPTRVTPGPTRAPAAPNRPAAAPRPPASRPVGATRGPGPVQGTPRPNPRPGSNPLVYKIRRVSTLRRYCVPVTTVVLILGSLAVIGILIKVVLDNYYFFCTKSFKFIPLEKWCDGTQDCSSNEDEQRCVQGVDLTNSTTVRLTELNSVVQMFASGRWSYICFDGFDAARAKAVCAQLGYTSNPTFTFASGSSLPGPFSTIQLVDSGIQVNPLNGICTSGTVVSLSCITCGVNHNKQRIIGGQDSSIENTPWQASLQYMGQHACGASILDPFHVLTTAHCFQQKERQVDRWQVQVGSASLSYLFGAKVENIFIPTPYNLESKLYDIAILKLKSELSLSASIQPICLPGYDIDLPDGAPLSVTGWGHTVEGGSSLSSTLQRVSINLISNEECNRDYFGQVQKTMMCAGRSTGGFDTCQGDSGGPLVYLGNTHWEQVGIVSWGDGCGRENKPGVYTKVSSYLPWISKVMKL encoded by the exons ATG aggagaggagaggaagaagTAGCTCTTGCATCTCCTCTGAACAGAACAG GTGCAAATGAGGGAGAAAGCAATCGAGTGCAGCCATCGGCGCCACCAGAACCAGTTGCCTCTGCCCCCAGGACTGTTAACCCTCAACCGGCAGTGCCTGATGTTGCACCAACTCGTGCCCCTGCTGTCGCCATTCGCGCTCCTCCAGGACCTACTCGTGTTACCCCAGGACCCACTCGAGCACCAGCTGCCCCCAAccgaccagcagcagctccccgaCCTCCTGCCTCCAGGCCTGTAGGAGCCACTAGAGGACCAGGACCTGTTCAGGGTACTCCAAGGCCTAATCCAAGACCGGGATCTAATCCTTTAGTCTACAAGATCAGAAGAGTTTCAACACTTCGGAGATATTGTGTCCCGGTCACCACTGTGGTTCTCATATTGGGCTCGCTCGCAGTCATTGGTATCCTGA TTAAGGTGGTCCTAGATAATTACTACTTTTTTTGCACCAAATCGTTCAAATTCATTCCCCTGGAGAAATGGTGTGATGGTACCCAGGACTGTAGCAGTAATGAAGATGAACAGCGCTGTGTGCAGGGAGTAGATTTAACTAACAGCACAACTG TCAGGCTGACAGAACTGAACTCGGTGGTGCAGATGTTCGCCTCCGGAAGGTGGAGCTACATTTGTTTTGATGGTTTTGATGCTGCAAGAGCTAAAGCCGTATGTGCACAACTAGGATATACGAG TAACCCTACATTCACCTTTGCAAGTGGAAGCAGTCTACCTGGGCCATTCAGTACTATTCAGCTCGTTGATAGTGGGATTCAGGTCAATCCTCTTAACGG gatttgcacatcCGGCACCGTCGTATCTCTGAGCTGTATAA CCTGTGGTGTTAATCATAACAAGCAGCGAATTATTGGAGGACAAGACTCCTCGATAGAGAATACGCCTTGGCAGGCCAGCTTACAGTATATGGGACAACATGCGTGTGGAGCGAGTATTCTCGACCCCTTTCATGTCCTAACTACGGCACATTGTTTCCAACA GAAAGAGCGTCAGGTGGATCGGTGGCAGGTTCAGGTTGGTAGCGCCAGTCTTTCCTACCTCTTTGGTGCAAAGGTGGAAAACATCTTCATTCCAACCCCTTACAATTTGGAATCGAAGCTTTATGACATCGCTATCCTGAAACTGAAGAGCGAGCTGAGCTTATCAG CATCAATACAGCCAATCTGTCTTCCGGGGTACGATATTGACCTACCTGATGGTGCACCATTGTCAGTGACCGGCTGGGGTCATACTGTGGAAGGAGGAT CATCCTTATCCTCCACACTACAGAGAGTCTCAATCAACTTAATATCAAATGAAGAATGCAACCGTGACTATTTTGGCCAAGTCCAAAAAACCATGATGTGCGCTGGTCGAAGCACCGGAGGGTTTGATACTTGCCAG ggTGAcagtgggggccccctggtgtaTTTGGGTAATACACACTGGGAACAAGTTGGTATTGTAAGCTGGGGAGACGGCTGTGGAAGGGAAAACAAACCAGGAGTTTACACAAAAGTCTCATCGTATTTACCATGGATATCTAAAGTAATGAAG TTATGA